Proteins from one Embleya scabrispora genomic window:
- a CDS encoding sugar phosphate isomerase/epimerase family protein, whose translation MTRSPTGAEDQNPAPPAPPPARAAPGAGPIRLGICLAALAPFGLAGALAVARDVGVGVVDLPVDRGFALVDAARLEDPRHQRDVRERCAAAGVAIGCVSNSRDTQLVLGPHGPHTDAVLAGSAEAKRAFGVRAALGTVRFAAGVGAPLVRLMLGVPDLARWLSWSGSEVSWQDNVDAWVHAARPVLELADTLGVRVVIEPHPKQVAYDPASTRALLSGASGVHLCVDPANLAAIGYDPVACVRGWGRRLAAVHAKDLQRWSDTEPPRGAGWSRYGPGPAIRFRALGAGALPWPAIVAALLDDDYRGVIYVEHEDALLPTEQGLANSLTLLRALIPAGVAPGRTW comes from the coding sequence ATGACCCGAAGCCCCACCGGAGCCGAGGACCAGAACCCCGCCCCACCCGCCCCGCCCCCGGCCCGAGCCGCCCCCGGTGCCGGGCCCATTCGGCTCGGGATCTGCCTTGCCGCGCTGGCGCCGTTCGGACTGGCGGGGGCGTTGGCGGTGGCCCGGGACGTCGGCGTGGGCGTGGTCGACCTGCCGGTCGATCGTGGCTTCGCGCTGGTGGACGCGGCCCGCCTCGAGGATCCGCGCCATCAGCGCGACGTGCGGGAGCGGTGTGCCGCCGCCGGCGTCGCGATCGGGTGTGTGAGCAACAGCCGGGACACCCAACTCGTGCTGGGCCCGCACGGGCCGCATACCGACGCGGTGTTGGCCGGCAGCGCCGAGGCCAAGCGGGCGTTCGGGGTGCGCGCCGCGCTCGGGACGGTGCGGTTCGCCGCCGGGGTGGGCGCGCCGCTGGTGCGGCTGATGCTGGGCGTGCCCGATCTGGCCCGCTGGTTGTCCTGGTCGGGCAGCGAGGTGAGTTGGCAGGACAACGTGGACGCGTGGGTGCACGCCGCGCGCCCGGTGCTGGAGTTGGCGGACACGCTGGGCGTACGCGTGGTGATCGAGCCGCATCCCAAGCAGGTCGCGTACGACCCGGCCAGCACCCGGGCGCTGCTCTCCGGCGCGAGCGGGGTGCACCTGTGCGTGGACCCCGCCAACCTCGCCGCCATCGGATACGACCCGGTGGCCTGCGTTCGCGGCTGGGGCCGGCGACTGGCCGCCGTGCACGCCAAGGACCTCCAGCGCTGGTCCGACACCGAACCGCCGCGCGGCGCGGGCTGGTCGCGCTACGGTCCGGGCCCGGCGATCCGGTTCCGCGCCCTCGGCGCCGGTGCCCTGCCCTGGCCGGCCATCGTGGCCGCGCTGCTCGACGACGACTACCGGGGAGTGATCTACGTGGAACACGAGGACGCCCTACTGCCGACGGAGCAGGGCCTCGCCAATTCGCTGACGCTGCTGCGCGCGCTGATCCCCGCCGGCGTCGCCCCGGGGCGGACCTGGTGA
- a CDS encoding BadF/BadG/BcrA/BcrD ATPase family protein — protein MAGTGSACVAGSGPDAGPPVVIGGCEYLGSDEGSAYALGAAGLRAAVRGADGRGRPTTLFAARGPRELARRLAAEPFPKSAVAALAPEVCAAWQAGDAVAGEVVRAGLDDLIDGVRAARDAAGLSGTWHVVLNGGVFRGCPPYAAELSRRVVTELGAAASPTVIADPVDAVYAALRANEGSPPKGWAHIRHL, from the coding sequence GTGGCCGGGACCGGGTCGGCCTGCGTGGCGGGTTCCGGGCCGGACGCGGGGCCGCCGGTGGTGATCGGGGGCTGCGAGTACCTGGGCAGCGACGAGGGCAGCGCGTACGCGCTCGGCGCGGCCGGATTGCGGGCCGCCGTACGCGGTGCGGACGGGCGCGGGCGGCCGACCACGCTGTTCGCCGCCCGGGGGCCGCGCGAACTGGCCCGCCGGCTGGCCGCGGAGCCGTTTCCCAAGAGCGCGGTGGCCGCGTTGGCGCCCGAGGTGTGCGCGGCGTGGCAGGCGGGCGACGCGGTGGCGGGCGAGGTGGTGCGGGCCGGCCTCGACGATCTGATCGACGGGGTCCGCGCGGCCCGGGACGCGGCGGGCCTGAGCGGCACCTGGCATGTCGTGCTCAACGGCGGTGTGTTCCGGGGGTGTCCGCCGTACGCGGCCGAGCTGAGCCGGCGCGTCGTCACCGAACTCGGCGCGGCCGCGTCGCCGACCGTGATCGCCGATCCGGTGGACGCGGTGTACGCCGCCCTGCGGGCGAACGAGGGTTCACCGCCCAAGGGTTGGGCACACATCCGCCACCTGTGA
- a CDS encoding MFS transporter, with protein MRNGGGVLGLLAPATSWGLFWGGWAALLPTLQDELGLDDGKLGLALFAVPVAAVPAMLLTGPLARRLGPRTLPLVTLGFALGTLAVAVAGSRWTFAAALLLIGATSGAIEVALNATTAAREALTGERLFHRVQAATPLAMVLAAPAVGLALHAGVSARAILVTIAVLVALSAAAAIDRRRWQEEAAEPGSARAERANGRLLIALSVVGAVGGTVLLMENTVEQWGAIHLTDNLHTGPFLASCGPAVYMAGLSAGRLLAQWRGERVGDAPLILGGGALGGLGLALAAAAWSTPTTLAGFALAGVGLAPVLPTLLAATGRAVAPSLRPQAISLVTTVSYAGFLGAPPLVGTLAGRLGLGTVLGVVALCGVVVMVGARSLRLLPAEAGPGTCDPDGASDDPGGSGGSGGSGGSGGSGEGDRAEGVRSDPPHHPRPSRRKGVAR; from the coding sequence ATGCGAAACGGCGGCGGTGTGCTCGGTCTGCTTGCCCCGGCGACGAGTTGGGGGCTGTTCTGGGGTGGTTGGGCCGCGCTGCTGCCCACCCTTCAGGACGAACTCGGGTTGGACGACGGGAAACTCGGTCTGGCGCTGTTCGCGGTCCCGGTCGCGGCGGTCCCCGCGATGTTGCTGACCGGGCCGCTCGCGCGGCGGCTCGGCCCGCGTACGTTGCCCCTGGTCACCCTCGGGTTCGCGCTCGGCACGCTCGCCGTCGCGGTGGCCGGGTCGCGCTGGACGTTCGCCGCCGCGCTGTTGCTGATCGGCGCGACCAGCGGGGCGATCGAGGTGGCGCTCAACGCCACCACCGCCGCGCGCGAGGCGCTGACCGGTGAGCGGCTGTTCCATCGGGTCCAGGCGGCCACCCCGCTCGCGATGGTCCTGGCCGCCCCGGCGGTCGGTCTCGCGCTGCACGCGGGGGTGTCGGCGCGGGCGATCCTGGTGACCATCGCCGTACTGGTCGCGCTGAGCGCGGCGGCGGCGATCGACCGCCGGCGCTGGCAGGAGGAGGCCGCCGAACCCGGATCGGCGCGCGCCGAGCGGGCGAACGGCCGTCTCCTGATCGCCCTTTCGGTGGTCGGCGCGGTCGGCGGCACGGTGCTGCTGATGGAGAACACCGTCGAGCAGTGGGGTGCGATCCACCTCACCGACAACCTCCACACCGGTCCGTTCCTCGCCTCGTGCGGCCCGGCGGTCTACATGGCGGGCCTGTCCGCCGGCCGACTGCTCGCCCAGTGGCGCGGCGAACGGGTCGGCGACGCCCCGCTGATCCTCGGCGGCGGCGCGCTCGGCGGCCTGGGCCTGGCGCTCGCGGCGGCGGCCTGGTCCACCCCGACCACGCTCGCCGGCTTCGCGCTCGCGGGCGTCGGGTTGGCGCCGGTGTTGCCCACGCTGCTCGCCGCGACCGGTCGCGCGGTCGCCCCGAGCCTTCGCCCGCAGGCGATCTCGCTCGTCACCACCGTGTCCTACGCCGGATTCCTCGGCGCCCCGCCGCTGGTCGGCACCCTGGCCGGCCGGCTGGGTCTGGGCACGGTCCTCGGCGTCGTGGCGCTGTGCGGGGTGGTGGTGATGGTGGGCGCGCGGTCGTTGCGGCTGCTGCCCGCGGAGGCCGGCCCGGGCACGTGCGACCCGGACGGCGCTTCCGACGATCCGGGCGGTTCCGGTGGCTCCGGTGGCTCCGGTGGCTCCGGTGGCTCCGGCGAAGGTGACCGCGCCGAGGGTGTTCGTTCCGACCCACCGCACCACCCACGACCGTCGCGTCGGAAGGGAGTCGCCCGATGA